One part of the Haliaeetus albicilla chromosome 27, bHalAlb1.1, whole genome shotgun sequence genome encodes these proteins:
- the SH3TC2 gene encoding SH3 domain and tetratricopeptide repeat-containing protein 2 isoform X7: protein MEDTEIRVTVDEDRLAAIYMSLLLQEGNFFSRAVPGVWQPEQEGEESLQLCKNELIHVKNVGEESKWEGMSLLTGQRGLVPVTALDPIPHPFYQWFLKNYAVGFGISQEISGTTSQTIVKGRCTATEDHRGAAWDELSFSKGDSIEVIGFFIPGLPWFVGKSVSSGNIGFVPTRYISPEACEPLGKGLVFLSEEEKCPLLRIPCNGGEQHFTTLLSDLARTDITSVYRLDGFEPTAMLPKVPSEAVLHGCKDIQLLQSWEEINDLATTSTSELSSPGSDSAPATLEDVLLEKLDDFDDPKFFIDLNAGHMEDADVFDPILTFLNQDSYVPSFQSLYDLSFSFLNSTFYGFSDEDELVLYLETSRNWAKRTHSVWAHVRLCFLLGKLCIKKVKFSQARVYFEEAMSILDRGFGDLPLLAALHVNLASIYLKQNMKHKFSSLLGKTVALLVCLPGRSFSSENELEVMMYVLREAIAVGNAPLEARVCFLIVKLFLQLGKNDEVLPFTEHLQCLSTTLLSPDTSSVPLDATPILSYLYDKKYLPNIALASARLFVPSGVKGAPTPIWRAGFILQNTSKLLGSQLERSSIPALACSYLKQALHFSCETRAVPIQRTLCAILSRMYLQHGVLDGAVCYAAMAVTLSRLMGEEEAFESSLSLGWMYLLHSQPGPAAAIMWQLLHSLHGTDSVTQGGAVHNLLAIALKGEGQVQKAAENYLRALHKAKETGNKRNQAIALANLGQLSLSHGASQLSELYLLQSAQLYAELQGSEDLEMELVRVLLWLAQAMVNRQRMEDGKLCYELALVFALKWHNVRSQLHITECLCHFYSKVSPNPQASITYHEHWVSLAQQLQDRELEGNVWQTLSQLYQALGTSEALRQSLDCTKQSLRIFIDLEETVKAAEAWLQAGRLYYLMQEDELVEMYFQAAIQTALKRENFSLAMDLYEKAGDTFFNGSRNRDRAVEFYRGGAVPLARKLKATKTELRLFNKLAELQIGLQGYEKALEFATLAARLSIRVGDQLQELVAFHRLATVYYFLHMYEMAEDCYLKTLALRPPLLQCSGEALYYCKVYCHLGNLTLHKLKDEQDAAAYFLLALAAATELEDQELQGLIRAKLGDIPGAPGGPKGTPGCATYRARWLSEGGRIV, encoded by the exons ATGGAGGACACAGAGATCAGAGTTACTGTGGATGAAGATCGCTTGGCCGCCATATATATGAGTCTGCTACTCCAGGAAG gtaactttttttccagagcagTGCCTGGTGTCTGGCAGCcggagcaggagggagaagagagcctgcagctctgcaagaATGAGCTGATCCATGTGAAGAACGTTGGAGAGGAGTCCAAGTGGGAAGGGATGTCCTTACTGACGGGTCAGCGAGGCCTGGTGCCTGTGACAGCTCTAGATCCGATACCTCACCCATTTTACCA GTGGTTCCTGAAGAATTATGCTGTGGGTTTTGGCATCTCCCAGGAGATCAGTGGGACGACCTCCCAGACAATTG TCAAAGGCAGGTGCACAGCCACAGAGGACCACAGAGGAGCAGCATGGGATGAACTGAGTTTCTCCAAAGGAGACAGCATAGAAGTCATCGGCTTCTTCATTCCAGGACTCCCGTGGTTTGTGGGCAAATCCGTCAGCAGTGGGAACATCGGCTTTGTCCCAACCCGATACATAAGTCCCGAGGCTTGCGAACCTCT GGGAAAGGGCTTGGTGTTTCtgagtgaagaagaaaaatgcccCCTCCTGCGCATCCCCTGCAATGGTGGCGAGCAGCACTTCACCACCCTCCTCAGTGACCTGGCACGCACTGACATCACCTCTGTGTACCGGCTGG ATGGTTTTGAACCTACAGCCATGCTCCCGAAAGTGCCATCAG AGGCTGTCCTCCATGGCTGTAAAGATATCCAGCTGCTCCAGTCTTGGGAGGAAATAAATGACTTGGCTACGACTAGCACCTCTGAGCTGTCTAGCCCAGGGAGTGACTCAGCCCCTGCTACATTGGAGGATGTTCTCCTGGAGAAGCTGGATGATTTTGATGATCCCAAGTTCTTTATTGACCTGAATGCTGGACACATGGAAGATGCTGATGTCTTTGACCCCATATTGACCTTCCTTAACCAAGACAGTTATGTGCCCAGTTTTCAAAGCCTCTATGatctcagtttttcctttctcaactCCACTTTTTATGGTTTCTCTGATGAGGATGAACTAGTCTTGTACCTTGAGACATCCAGGAACTGGGCCAAGAGGACTCATTCAGTTTGGGCTCATGTCAGGCTCTGTTTCCTCTTGGGTAAGCTCTGCATCAAAAAGGTCAAGTTCTCCCAGGCTCGAGTCTACTTTGAGGAAGCCATGAGCATCCTGGACAGGGGTTTTGGGGACCTGCCCCTGTTGGCTGCATTGCATGTGAACCTTGCCTCCATCTACTTGAAGCAGAATATGAAGCACAAGttctcctccctgctgggaaaAACAGTGGCCTTGCTTGTCTGCTTGCCTGGCCGCTCTTTCAGCTCTGAGAATGAGCTGGAAGTCATGATGTACGTCCTGAGGGAAGCCATTGCTGTGGGTAATGCTCCCTTGGAGGCACGGGTCTGCTTCCTTATTGTCAAGCTCTTCCTACAACTGGGCAAAAATGATGAAGTGCTGCCCTTTACTGAGCATCTTCAATGTCTCAGCACCACTTTACTCAGCCCGGACACTAGTTCTGTGCCACTGGATGCTACCCCCATCTTGAGCTACCTGTATGACAAGAAGTACTTGCCAAATATCGCGCTGGCCTCCGCCAGGTTGTTTGTTCCTAGTGGTGTCAAGGGAGCACCAACACCCATTTGGAGAGCTGGTTTCATCCTCCAAAATACTTCCAAACTTCTGGGAAGccagctggagaggagcagcaTCCCAGCACTGGCTTGTTCCTATCTTAAGCAAGCGCTGCATTTCTCCTGCGAGACCAGAGCTGTGCCCATCCAGAGGACGCTGTGTGCCATCTTGTCCAGGATGTACCTCCAGCATGGTGTGTTGGACGGGGCGGTTTGTTATGCAGCCATGGCCGTAACCCTCAGCAGACTGATGGGCGAGGAGGAGGCTTTTGAGTCTTCCCTCTCTTTGGGGTGGATGTATCTCCTGCACAGCCAGCCAGGCCCAGCTGCAGCCATCATGTGGCAGCTCTTGCACTCTCTGCATGGGACCGACAGCGTGACGCAGGGTGGAGCTGTGCACAATCTCCTGGCCATTGCCCTcaaaggagaagggcaggtgCAAAAGGCTGCAGAGAACTACCTCCGGGCCCTGCACAAAGCCAAGGAGACCGGGAACAAGAGAAACCAGGCTATCGCTCTGGCTAACCTAGGGCAGCTGAGCCTCTCGCACGGGGCGAGCCAGCTGTCTGAGCTCTACCTGCTCCAGTCAGCTCAGCTCTACGCTGAGCTCCAGGGCAGCGAAGACCTGGAGATGGAGTTGGTGCGGGTGCTGCTGTGGCTAGCGCAGGCCATGGTGAACAGGCAGAGGATGGAAGACGGCAAACTCTGTTATGAACTGGCATTGGTTTTTGCCTTGAAGTGGCATAACGTGAGGA GTCAGCTTCACATCACTGAGTGTCTCTGCCATTTCTACAGCAAAGTGTCCCCCAATCCCCAGGCCTCCATTACCTACCACGAGCACTGGGTATCTTTGGCACAacagctgcaggacagagagcTGGAAGGCAATGTCTGGCAGACCCTCAGCCAGCTCTACCAGGCTTTGGGCACATCTGA GGCTTTGAGACAGTCCCTGGACTGCACCAAACAGAGTCTGAGGATCTTCATTGACCTTGAGGAGACTGTGAAAGCAGCAGAggcctggctgcaggcaggaaggCTCTACTATCTTATGCAAGAAGATGAGCTGGTGGAAATGTACTTTCAG GCAGCCATTCAGACTGCTCTGAAACGGGAGAACTTCTCCTTGGCCATGGATCTTTATGAAAAAGCAGGTGATACCTTTTTTAATGGCAGCCGAAACAGAGATCGAGCGGTGGAATTTTACAGG GGAGGTGCTGTGCCCTTGGCCAGGAAACTAAAGGCCACTAAGACAGAGCTACGGCTGTTCAAtaagctggcagagctgcagattGGACTGCAGGGCTATGAGAAGGCCCTGGAGTTTGCCACACTGGCAGCCAGGCTGAGCATCAGGGTCG GAGATCAATTGCAAGAGCTGGTTGCATTCCACCGCCTGGCTACAGTCTACTATTTCCTGCATATGTATGAGATGGCAGAAGATTGCTACCTGAAGACACTTGCCTTGCGTCCCCCCTTGCTGCAGTGCTCTGGAGAGGCCCTGTACTACTGCAAGGTGTATTGCCACCTTGGCAACCTCACCCTGCACAAACTGAAG GATGAACAGGATGCAGCAGCCTACTTCCTCCTGGCCCTCGCCGCAGCGACCGAGCTGGAAGACCAGGAGCTGCAAGGCCTTATCCGCGCCAAGCTGGGTGACATCCCCGGTGCCCCGGGGGGGCCCAAGGGCACACCAGGCTGTGCTACCTACCGGGCCAGGTGGCTGAGCGAAGGCGGCCGCATCGTCTGA
- the SH3TC2 gene encoding SH3 domain and tetratricopeptide repeat-containing protein 2 isoform X8, whose protein sequence is MSLLTGQRGLVPVTALDPIPHPFYQWFLKNYAVGFGISQEISGTTSQTIVKGRCTATEDHRGAAWDELSFSKGDSIEVIGFFIPGLPWFVGKSVSSGNIGFVPTRYISPEACEPLGKGLVFLSEEEKCPLLRIPCNGGEQHFTTLLSDLARTDITSVYRLDGFEPTAMLPKVPSEAVLHGCKDIQLLQSWEEINDLATTSTSELSSPGSDSAPATLEDVLLEKLDDFDDPKFFIDLNAGHMEDADVFDPILTFLNQDSYVPSFQSLYDLSFSFLNSTFYGFSDEDELVLYLETSRNWAKRTHSVWAHVRLCFLLGKLCIKKVKFSQARVYFEEAMSILDRGFGDLPLLAALHVNLASIYLKQNMKHKFSSLLGKTVALLVCLPGRSFSSENELEVMMYVLREAIAVGNAPLEARVCFLIVKLFLQLGKNDEVLPFTEHLQCLSTTLLSPDTSSVPLDATPILSYLYDKKYLPNIALASARLFVPSGVKGAPTPIWRAGFILQNTSKLLGSQLERSSIPALACSYLKQALHFSCETRAVPIQRTLCAILSRMYLQHGVLDGAVCYAAMAVTLSRLMGEEEAFESSLSLGWMYLLHSQPGPAAAIMWQLLHSLHGTDSVTQGGAVHNLLAIALKGEGQVQKAAENYLRALHKAKETGNKRNQAIALANLGQLSLSHGASQLSELYLLQSAQLYAELQGSEDLEMELVRVLLWLAQAMVNRQRMEDGKLCYELALVFALKWHNVRSQLHITECLCHFYSKVSPNPQASITYHEHWVSLAQQLQDRELEGNVWQTLSQLYQALGTSEALRQSLDCTKQSLRIFIDLEETVKAAEAWLQAGRLYYLMQEDELVEMYFQAAIQTALKRENFSLAMDLYEKAGDTFFNGSRNRDRAVEFYRGGAVPLARKLKATKTELRLFNKLAELQIGLQGYEKALEFATLAARLSIRVGDQLQELVAFHRLATVYYFLHMYEMAEDCYLKTLALRPPLLQCSGEALYYCKVYCHLGNLTLHKLKDEQDAAAYFLLALAAATELEDQELQGLIRAKLGDIPGAPGGPKGTPGCATYRARWLSEGGRIV, encoded by the exons ATGTCCTTACTGACGGGTCAGCGAGGCCTGGTGCCTGTGACAGCTCTAGATCCGATACCTCACCCATTTTACCA GTGGTTCCTGAAGAATTATGCTGTGGGTTTTGGCATCTCCCAGGAGATCAGTGGGACGACCTCCCAGACAATTG TCAAAGGCAGGTGCACAGCCACAGAGGACCACAGAGGAGCAGCATGGGATGAACTGAGTTTCTCCAAAGGAGACAGCATAGAAGTCATCGGCTTCTTCATTCCAGGACTCCCGTGGTTTGTGGGCAAATCCGTCAGCAGTGGGAACATCGGCTTTGTCCCAACCCGATACATAAGTCCCGAGGCTTGCGAACCTCT GGGAAAGGGCTTGGTGTTTCtgagtgaagaagaaaaatgcccCCTCCTGCGCATCCCCTGCAATGGTGGCGAGCAGCACTTCACCACCCTCCTCAGTGACCTGGCACGCACTGACATCACCTCTGTGTACCGGCTGG ATGGTTTTGAACCTACAGCCATGCTCCCGAAAGTGCCATCAG AGGCTGTCCTCCATGGCTGTAAAGATATCCAGCTGCTCCAGTCTTGGGAGGAAATAAATGACTTGGCTACGACTAGCACCTCTGAGCTGTCTAGCCCAGGGAGTGACTCAGCCCCTGCTACATTGGAGGATGTTCTCCTGGAGAAGCTGGATGATTTTGATGATCCCAAGTTCTTTATTGACCTGAATGCTGGACACATGGAAGATGCTGATGTCTTTGACCCCATATTGACCTTCCTTAACCAAGACAGTTATGTGCCCAGTTTTCAAAGCCTCTATGatctcagtttttcctttctcaactCCACTTTTTATGGTTTCTCTGATGAGGATGAACTAGTCTTGTACCTTGAGACATCCAGGAACTGGGCCAAGAGGACTCATTCAGTTTGGGCTCATGTCAGGCTCTGTTTCCTCTTGGGTAAGCTCTGCATCAAAAAGGTCAAGTTCTCCCAGGCTCGAGTCTACTTTGAGGAAGCCATGAGCATCCTGGACAGGGGTTTTGGGGACCTGCCCCTGTTGGCTGCATTGCATGTGAACCTTGCCTCCATCTACTTGAAGCAGAATATGAAGCACAAGttctcctccctgctgggaaaAACAGTGGCCTTGCTTGTCTGCTTGCCTGGCCGCTCTTTCAGCTCTGAGAATGAGCTGGAAGTCATGATGTACGTCCTGAGGGAAGCCATTGCTGTGGGTAATGCTCCCTTGGAGGCACGGGTCTGCTTCCTTATTGTCAAGCTCTTCCTACAACTGGGCAAAAATGATGAAGTGCTGCCCTTTACTGAGCATCTTCAATGTCTCAGCACCACTTTACTCAGCCCGGACACTAGTTCTGTGCCACTGGATGCTACCCCCATCTTGAGCTACCTGTATGACAAGAAGTACTTGCCAAATATCGCGCTGGCCTCCGCCAGGTTGTTTGTTCCTAGTGGTGTCAAGGGAGCACCAACACCCATTTGGAGAGCTGGTTTCATCCTCCAAAATACTTCCAAACTTCTGGGAAGccagctggagaggagcagcaTCCCAGCACTGGCTTGTTCCTATCTTAAGCAAGCGCTGCATTTCTCCTGCGAGACCAGAGCTGTGCCCATCCAGAGGACGCTGTGTGCCATCTTGTCCAGGATGTACCTCCAGCATGGTGTGTTGGACGGGGCGGTTTGTTATGCAGCCATGGCCGTAACCCTCAGCAGACTGATGGGCGAGGAGGAGGCTTTTGAGTCTTCCCTCTCTTTGGGGTGGATGTATCTCCTGCACAGCCAGCCAGGCCCAGCTGCAGCCATCATGTGGCAGCTCTTGCACTCTCTGCATGGGACCGACAGCGTGACGCAGGGTGGAGCTGTGCACAATCTCCTGGCCATTGCCCTcaaaggagaagggcaggtgCAAAAGGCTGCAGAGAACTACCTCCGGGCCCTGCACAAAGCCAAGGAGACCGGGAACAAGAGAAACCAGGCTATCGCTCTGGCTAACCTAGGGCAGCTGAGCCTCTCGCACGGGGCGAGCCAGCTGTCTGAGCTCTACCTGCTCCAGTCAGCTCAGCTCTACGCTGAGCTCCAGGGCAGCGAAGACCTGGAGATGGAGTTGGTGCGGGTGCTGCTGTGGCTAGCGCAGGCCATGGTGAACAGGCAGAGGATGGAAGACGGCAAACTCTGTTATGAACTGGCATTGGTTTTTGCCTTGAAGTGGCATAACGTGAGGA GTCAGCTTCACATCACTGAGTGTCTCTGCCATTTCTACAGCAAAGTGTCCCCCAATCCCCAGGCCTCCATTACCTACCACGAGCACTGGGTATCTTTGGCACAacagctgcaggacagagagcTGGAAGGCAATGTCTGGCAGACCCTCAGCCAGCTCTACCAGGCTTTGGGCACATCTGA GGCTTTGAGACAGTCCCTGGACTGCACCAAACAGAGTCTGAGGATCTTCATTGACCTTGAGGAGACTGTGAAAGCAGCAGAggcctggctgcaggcaggaaggCTCTACTATCTTATGCAAGAAGATGAGCTGGTGGAAATGTACTTTCAG GCAGCCATTCAGACTGCTCTGAAACGGGAGAACTTCTCCTTGGCCATGGATCTTTATGAAAAAGCAGGTGATACCTTTTTTAATGGCAGCCGAAACAGAGATCGAGCGGTGGAATTTTACAGG GGAGGTGCTGTGCCCTTGGCCAGGAAACTAAAGGCCACTAAGACAGAGCTACGGCTGTTCAAtaagctggcagagctgcagattGGACTGCAGGGCTATGAGAAGGCCCTGGAGTTTGCCACACTGGCAGCCAGGCTGAGCATCAGGGTCG GAGATCAATTGCAAGAGCTGGTTGCATTCCACCGCCTGGCTACAGTCTACTATTTCCTGCATATGTATGAGATGGCAGAAGATTGCTACCTGAAGACACTTGCCTTGCGTCCCCCCTTGCTGCAGTGCTCTGGAGAGGCCCTGTACTACTGCAAGGTGTATTGCCACCTTGGCAACCTCACCCTGCACAAACTGAAG GATGAACAGGATGCAGCAGCCTACTTCCTCCTGGCCCTCGCCGCAGCGACCGAGCTGGAAGACCAGGAGCTGCAAGGCCTTATCCGCGCCAAGCTGGGTGACATCCCCGGTGCCCCGGGGGGGCCCAAGGGCACACCAGGCTGTGCTACCTACCGGGCCAGGTGGCTGAGCGAAGGCGGCCGCATCGTCTGA